CGATAGGCCCTTCTCAAGTCATGAAGGCAATAGGCCTCTATAGGCCTCTAGATTCGTGTTTTTGGCTGAAATTCACTAATTTATTTCAATCCAAGGTATATTATTTATTATAATTCTCGTGTAGGTAAGTAGTGTGGTAATTTTGCTGTAAATGGGAGAGCCTATGACAAGCAAGGGTGTCGAATATTACCTCGTGAACTCCTCTACCTCGAGCCTTCATGCGGAGGCCAAGAACACCAACGGAAGTTGGGCGCTTGCGCCAATCGCTGTCGGCAGCTCGCCGATGATAACCAAAGGCAATTGCCAGATCACCTTGAACTTTGGTCTCAGCCCCTACGGTTCGTTCTCATTCTCAACGACAACGGACCCGGCCCAATCATTCGAGGAAAGCATTAATGCGGTGACGGGTAATACCAGTGGCCCGCTCGACAACATGATGAACACGCCCTCGATTATTGGCCCGGACTTCGCCTTCTCATACGGCATGTTCGATGCTGGAACAGGCAGTGGGACCGGCCTGACCAACCAGGACCAAATTTACGCCTACCTCACCGGATCGCAGCAAAGTTGGATGGGAACACTAGCTTCCACCAATCCCGCCGTAAAAAACGCTCCGTTTGCAAGCTTCGTTCTTCCTGGAGCACATGATGCAGGCATGTTCGACCTGACCCAGGTGAACACACTATGCAATTCGGCGACCGGCGTTGCAGCTCTGGTTGCGGCCTTTCTAGGATGGATTCCAGGTGCCACCATTCTATCAGGTCTTGCAGCAGTCCAATTAAAAGGAGTCATTATTGGCGAAGCGGTCACCCAGAAAGACAACATCCAGACCATGCTCAACCTGGGATGCCGTTATTTCGATTTCAGACCGGGTTACGCGCCTTCGCAAATCAGACCGATCCTGGGCGACATTTATCACATCCATAACGTGATACCTGGTCAACAGTTGGATTCGTTCTTCAAGGACGTGCTGACCTGGCTCGTCGCAAATCCCTCGGAGATCGTTGTAATCAGCCTTGGAACAGCGGGATTTAACGACCACACGACCATGGATCCGAGTGCAGCAACGCTTCAGACCAGATTTGCCGCTGCGCAACAAAGCTCCAATGCGGAATCCATTCAAGTCGGTTCGGCTGGAGATCTCGCAACCAGTTACGCAGATCTGATTCAGGCCAACAAACGATTGTTCTTCCTCAATCAACCGTCATTGAATTGGAACCCGGCGACAAAATACGATTCCTATAGCGACGCGTA
The Allorhizobium ampelinum S4 genome window above contains:
- a CDS encoding phosphatidylinositol-specific phospholipase C domain-containing protein; translation: MTSKGVEYYLVNSSTSSLHAEAKNTNGSWALAPIAVGSSPMITKGNCQITLNFGLSPYGSFSFSTTTDPAQSFEESINAVTGNTSGPLDNMMNTPSIIGPDFAFSYGMFDAGTGSGTGLTNQDQIYAYLTGSQQSWMGTLASTNPAVKNAPFASFVLPGAHDAGMFDLTQVNTLCNSATGVAALVAAFLGWIPGATILSGLAAVQLKGVIIGEAVTQKDNIQTMLNLGCRYFDFRPGYAPSQIRPILGDIYHIHNVIPGQQLDSFFKDVLTWLVANPSEIVVISLGTAGFNDHTTMDPSAATLQTRFAAAQQSSNAESIQVGSAGDLATSYADLIQANKRLFFLNQPSLNWNPATKYDSYSDAYETTDPQVIMDALKAMTKSGQTSDYTVLQLQATATGQNVVKNVIALADSMSNAYNPLMSTKPMMDSNTYPWLLENVTALSDANLLVLLNDFVDNALSGCVASVLTAQRCAASQSSN